In one window of Pseudomonas putida DNA:
- the pcaG gene encoding protocatechuate 3,4-dioxygenase subunit alpha, whose amino-acid sequence MPIELLPETPSQTAGPYVHIGLALEAAGNPTRDQEIWNRLARPEAPGEHILLIGQVYDGNGHLVRDSFLEVWQADANGHYQDMFNLENTFNSFGRTATTFDAGEWTLHTVKPGMVNNAAGVPMAPHINISLFARGINIHLHTRLYFDDEAEANAKCPVLNLIEQPQRRETLIAKRCEVDGKTAYRFDIRIQGEGETVFFDF is encoded by the coding sequence CTATCGAACTGCTGCCGGAGACCCCCTCGCAGACCGCCGGCCCCTATGTGCACATCGGCCTGGCCCTGGAAGCTGCCGGTAACCCGACCCGCGACCAGGAAATCTGGAACCGCCTGGCCCGCCCGGAGGCTCCGGGCGAGCACATCCTGCTGATCGGCCAGGTGTACGATGGCAATGGCCATCTGGTGCGTGATTCCTTCCTCGAGGTGTGGCAGGCCGACGCCAACGGCCACTACCAGGACATGTTCAACCTGGAGAACACCTTCAACAGCTTCGGCCGGACCGCCACCACCTTCGATGCAGGTGAATGGACCTTGCACACGGTCAAGCCAGGCATGGTGAACAATGCTGCCGGGGTGCCGATGGCACCGCACATCAACATCAGCCTGTTCGCCCGGGGGATCAACATCCACCTGCACACCCGTTTGTATTTCGATGACGAGGCCGAGGCCAACGCCAAGTGCCCGGTGCTCAACCTGATCGAGCAGCCGCAGCGGCGCGAGACGCTGATCGCCAAGCGTTGCGAGGTCGATGGGAAGACGGCGTATCGCTTCGATATCCGTATTCAAGGGGAAGGGGAGACGGTGTTCTTCGACTTCTGA